A region of the Oceanihabitans sp. IOP_32 genome:
CAAATTTGTTCACATATTTGCCGCAGATAAAAACATCCGAGGAATTCAGAAAATTCCTCTTAGAACTAAATAATAAACAAACTATAATTTAAAGAAAAATGAGTGAAACTGCGCAATCGGTATGGAACAACTGTCTCGAATTTATAAAGGATAATATTCAGCCGCAAGCTTACAAAACTTGGTTCGAACCAATTAAAGCAGTTAAACTCACAGACAACGCTTTAAGTATTCAAGTCCCTAGCAAGTTTTTTTATGAGTGGCTAGAAGAGCATTACGTTAAGATATTAAAAGTGTCTTTAACTAAGGAATTAGGTGAAAAAGCCAAATTGGTTTACATCATTAAGATGGAAAATACCTATGGTAATAAACAACCTTTTACCGAGAAAATACCTAGTGCAAATCGAAGTGCACTAAAATCTCAAGACGTCGATGTTCCTTTAAATAACAAAAGCCCTGAATTACGCAATCCTTTTGTTATCCCTGGAATTAGAAATGTAAAAATTGAATCGCAACTTAATCCCAATTATAGTTTTGACAACTTTTTAGAAGGGGATTCTAATCGCTTAGCCCGAAGTGCTGGATTAGCCGTTGCTGCAAAGCCAGGAGGCACCTCGTTTAATCCTTTACTTATTTTTGGTGGCGTTGGTTTAGGTAAAACCCACTTAGCCCATGCCATTGGTGTCGATATTAAAGATAAATATCCAGAGAAAACCGTACTCTATATTTCTGCCGAAAAATTTACCCAGCAATATGTAGACTCTGTTAAAAAGAACAACAGAAACGATTTTATTCACTTTTATCAAATTATTGATGTTTTAATAATTGATGATGTGCAGTTTTTATCTGGTAAATCTGGAACCCAAGATGTGTTCTTCCATATCTTTAACCATCTGCATCAAAACGGAAAACAGGTAATTTTAACCAGTGATAAAGCACCTGTAGACATGCAAGACATAGAACAGCGCTTATTATCGCGATTTAAATGGGGGCTGTCTGCCGAGTTACAAAATCCCGATTTTGAGACTAGAGTATCTATCGTTAAAAACAAGCTCTATAGAGATGGCGTTGATATGCCAGACGATATTATTGAATATGTGGCTAAAAACATTAAAACGAATGTTAGAGAATTGGAAGGCGCTATTATTTCCTTAATCGCACAGTCTTCTTTCAATAAAAAAGAAATAAATATTGATCTTGCCAAACAGATTGTTGAGAAATTTGTAAAGAACACTAAGCGTGAGGTTTCTATTGATTATATACAAAAAATAGTGTCCGATTATTTCCAAATGGATGTCGACACACTTCAGTCCAAAACTAGAAAACGCCATATTGTTCAAGCCAGACAACTAGCCATGTATTTTGCCAAAAAAATGACAAAAGCCTCTTTAGCGAGTATTGGTTCTCAAATTGGAAAACGCGATCACGCTACCGTACTACACGCTTGTAAAACGGTTAACAACTTATCTTCAACCGATAAACAATTTAAAAAATATGTTGAGGATATTACAAAAAAGCTTTCTGTTTAACTAAAAGAATAACGCTTTCGCGGAAGTTATAATGACAAAAATTCTAATGGTTTGTTTAGGTAATATATGCCGCTCTCCTTTGGCAGAGGGTTTATTGCGCTCTAAACTCGACGATGATAAGTTTGTGGTAGATTCCGCAGGCACCGCAAATTACCACATTGGCAAAGCTCCAGACGAACGATCTGTTGCCGTGGCCAAAAAATACGGGTTAGATATTTCGCATTTAAAAGCGAGACAGTTTAAGGTATCAGACTTTAATGTTTTTGATCTTATTTACGTTATGGACGAGTCTAACTACGAAAACGTTAAGGCTTTAGCGAGAGATGAGAAAGAACTCGCTAAAGTAAAGTTTATTTTGAATGAGGTTTATCCAAATCAGAATCAAGCTGTTCCAGATCCATATTACGGCGGAGACGATGGTTTTGAGCAGACTTACAATATGTTAAATAAAGCCTGCGCTGTGGTTGCAGAAAAATTAAAGTCTTAATACAGATGTTATATTATTATTAATTTATCAAAATAACTGTAATACATTAAACTTATGAGTGCTTCAAAAGGTCATTTATATCTTATTCCAACAACACTTGGAGACAATGCACCGCTTGAAGTATTACCAATATCTGTTAAAAAGGTTATTGAACAAACAGACACCTATATTGTTGAAAACGAAAAAGCCGCACGGCGTTTTATAAAAAAAATAAACTCTGGGAAATCACAATCAGGGTTAAAACTGTTTAATTTAAACAAATTTACAGATCCTAGTGAATTACCGTTATTTTTAGAGCCTTGCTTAAATGGCGTTAATGTAGGTATCTTATCAGACGCTGGATGTCCTGGTATCGCCGACCCTGGAGCCGATATTGTGAAACTCGCCCATCAAAAGAATATAAAAGTAATCCCTTTAGTTGGCCCCTCGTCTATTTTAATGGCCATGATGAGCTCTGGGATGAATGGCCAAAGCTTTACTTTTAACGGCTATCTACCTATTGATAAAGATGAAAGAAAGAAGGAAATCAAGCGTTTAGAACGTTTGTCTTTTGAGCGTAATCAATCACAAATTTTTATAGAAACGCCCTATAGGAATAATAAAATGCTTGAAGACCTCGTACAACTTTTAGATGGAAATACAGAGCTTTGTGTTGCTTGCGATATTACCTTAGCATCCGAGTTTATAAAAACACAACCCGCTCACCATTGGAAAAAAAATATGGTAGACCTTCATAAAAGACCTACCATATTTATAATACATAAAACTTAAATTAGTTTTAAGCTTGTTTTTTTTCTCATTACATCGCCTTTGCTTTTCGATCTGGTTTTACGAAAGACGTATCGTAACCAGAAAAACGTTTCATATAATAGGAAACTGTGGTGCCGTAACCGTCGGTAAAATTATCTAACCCGTAGCTTCTTAAATACTTTTTAACATTACCAGGTCCCGCTAAATGTGCCGCCGCTAATATACCAGATTCTGTAACAAGGACACCGTTTACTCGTTTTCCAACAAAATTTTTAATGTCACGTCTTAAAATCCACTTATTACGAGCCGCATTGGCTATAAAGGCCTTTTCTTGAAGGACTGGATTTTTTAAAAAATTAGCAGGGTTGTTAATACCAATTAATTTTAAAGTCGAAACGCCAAATTGGTATTTACCTAGGTATCCGTAGGTGTTTACGGTAAAATAATCTCCACCTGACTCTTTAAACGCTAAGGCTTCTTTAAAACCTACAAAAGATTTTCCTAAATACGGAGAGAATGATTTACGGTTATCCTTTGGC
Encoded here:
- the dnaA gene encoding chromosomal replication initiator protein DnaA, whose protein sequence is MSETAQSVWNNCLEFIKDNIQPQAYKTWFEPIKAVKLTDNALSIQVPSKFFYEWLEEHYVKILKVSLTKELGEKAKLVYIIKMENTYGNKQPFTEKIPSANRSALKSQDVDVPLNNKSPELRNPFVIPGIRNVKIESQLNPNYSFDNFLEGDSNRLARSAGLAVAAKPGGTSFNPLLIFGGVGLGKTHLAHAIGVDIKDKYPEKTVLYISAEKFTQQYVDSVKKNNRNDFIHFYQIIDVLIIDDVQFLSGKSGTQDVFFHIFNHLHQNGKQVILTSDKAPVDMQDIEQRLLSRFKWGLSAELQNPDFETRVSIVKNKLYRDGVDMPDDIIEYVAKNIKTNVRELEGAIISLIAQSSFNKKEINIDLAKQIVEKFVKNTKREVSIDYIQKIVSDYFQMDVDTLQSKTRKRHIVQARQLAMYFAKKMTKASLASIGSQIGKRDHATVLHACKTVNNLSSTDKQFKKYVEDITKKLSV
- a CDS encoding low molecular weight protein-tyrosine-phosphatase, which encodes MTKILMVCLGNICRSPLAEGLLRSKLDDDKFVVDSAGTANYHIGKAPDERSVAVAKKYGLDISHLKARQFKVSDFNVFDLIYVMDESNYENVKALARDEKELAKVKFILNEVYPNQNQAVPDPYYGGDDGFEQTYNMLNKACAVVAEKLKS
- a CDS encoding SAM-dependent methyltransferase, translated to MSASKGHLYLIPTTLGDNAPLEVLPISVKKVIEQTDTYIVENEKAARRFIKKINSGKSQSGLKLFNLNKFTDPSELPLFLEPCLNGVNVGILSDAGCPGIADPGADIVKLAHQKNIKVIPLVGPSSILMAMMSSGMNGQSFTFNGYLPIDKDERKKEIKRLERLSFERNQSQIFIETPYRNNKMLEDLVQLLDGNTELCVACDITLASEFIKTQPAHHWKKNMVDLHKRPTIFIIHKT
- a CDS encoding peptidoglycan-binding protein LysM codes for the protein MIKRIASYIALTITALVLLYGSFSSDEAIDLGKYSTKGLVLNYTVSDANTNKDLLEPKDNRKSFSPYLGKSFVGFKEALAFKESGGDYFTVNTYGYLGKYQFGVSTLKLIGINNPANFLKNPVLQEKAFIANAARNKWILRRDIKNFVGKRVNGVLVTESGILAAAHLAGPGNVKKYLRSYGLDNFTDGYGTTVSYYMKRFSGYDTSFVKPDRKAKAM